The following proteins come from a genomic window of Pseudochaenichthys georgianus chromosome 17, fPseGeo1.2, whole genome shotgun sequence:
- the LOC117462970 gene encoding eukaryotic translation initiation factor 4 gamma 1-like isoform X5: MNKPPQPIAGPTSVPNPSPSPGLTQAAYGPGQPPSLVFATPPPQQMNSAPQPRQSYYQNRPAMAASAPRLQTSSGPRPVGPTHVYPPNSQMMMISQQQLSFAGSPQGYFIPPGQYRAPYMPPTQQYPVTTGTAGFYPGTSPAEYPAYAGAYYPAQPQYSPAVQPAPVMINPAQQQQQAPPPQQPQAPPQGPPKRERKPIRIRDPNQGGRDITEEIMSGGRSTTTPTPPQASTAESSPAQTNGEVTQPATTVTRIDDNTEPPVSAETPPPPATAESEPVEEDQQESDDQMTPPAELAAQSVAPAAATEVPPPLKKDLPSPSPPPAAAAAAEPTAAAAEAENTVDTKVSDTVDAPVSPSASLAAKVAPVRKEEPQVAPAPAEKVLEKEENKMEEVKKSEKEEQVASAKLEPAVELAATVTPEKEAEEETATKTETEVSPPPPSAEEPAAAATQSAAPSSEPAAAQTQSAAPSSEPAAAQTQSAAPSSEPAAAQTQSAAPSSEPAAAQTQSAAPSSEPEPTPAEAAEPLLSNGLPQDAEELADDVALTDTTPLDKPEASQSQESAPVAKTAMPAQEEVEKEEESKETIEDAPPAAVSCPTEESTMQAATSVPKKRKNMKELNKKEAIGDLLDAFTEEQEAKPAPEPSSAQADPAPVAPPAPPAEVVDETWEEKEDKQSDKPKAKTEPTEAKYQYKEEQWKPIDPEDKKRYDRVFLLGFQFITASMNKPDNLPTISDVVLEKANKTPMRPPDPARMMNVGPDFTPSYLGNLGSRSTGGPRGPPPGGSGHGGSGHVGPRRSQQGPRKDTRKIFTSLSLGEDIQLNKAEKAWKPGVKMSTQSHTEEVAEDDDPEQAKTAELFKRLRSILNKLTPQKFQDLMKQVQDLTIDTEERLKGTIDLIFEKAISEPNFSVAYANMCRCLMGLKVPATDKPGVLVNFRKLLLNRCQKEFEKDQDDDEIFERKQKEMEVAKEGEEQERLRVALQNARDQARRRSMGNIKFIGELFKLKMLTEAIMHDCVVKLLKNHDEESLECLCRLFSTIGKDLDFEKAKPRMDQYFAQIDKIIKEKKTSSRIRFMLQDVLDLRRSNWVPRRGDQGPKTIDQIHKEAELEEQKEMMKVQQIMSRGGGGGGGGGGGGGGGGGGRRDMGGNMGGRGSHPQGGRGTSQPQEGGWISVPISKNRPIDTSLISKITKPGSLDISNQLLAPGGKGMWGSWGKGSSGGTGAKPAIGEPEPARQSTSTVNRFSALQQSGSAPSATDSDRRAPQRSSSSRERGGDRFEPSDHSEGRGVRDNSSSRNQISKRSFSRESQERGGRTGDLRAATEAVRRVASMTDDRDRGSRDRGSQDRGSRDRGSRDRGSRDRGSRDRGSEDRAPSKELPVKRESAPTPPPTISKPALSEDELQKKSNAIIEEYLHINDLKEALQCVTELGCSSLLYVFVRSGVESTLERSTIARQHMGMLLQQLIKAGALPTEQYYKGLEETLEIAEDMAIDIPHIWLYLAELITPVLHEGGIPMGQLFREISKPLVPLGQAGVLLIQILKLLCKEMTPKKVGAMWTEGDLKWSEFLPEGDNVDEFVTEQKMEFTIGEETEEKKDEEKDFLTGEEISKQLERLIQDKANNQRVRDWVEANLDDQLTTSNQFIRALMTSVCQSAIICDTPYRVDAKQIGQRASLLQRYLCDEQKELQALYALQALMVHMEQPANLLRMFFDALYDEDVIKEEAFYKWETSKDPAEQTGKGVALKSVTAFFTWLREAEEESDKE; the protein is encoded by the exons ATGAACAAACCACCACAGCCTATAGCGGGACCCACCTCCGTCCCAAACCCTTCCCCTTCCCCTGGATTGACACAG GCTGCCTACGGTCCTGGACAACCCCCTTCTCTTGTCTTTGCCACCCCCCCACCTCAACAAATGAACTCTGCACCGCAACCAAGACAG AGTTACTATCAGAACCGACCAGCGATGGCCGCGAGTGCTCCAAGGCTGCAGACGAGTAGTGGCCCCCGACCTGTCGGACCCACTCACGTCTACCCGCCCAACTCCCAGATGATGAtgatttcccagcagcagctgtcTTTTGCTGGCTCCCCTCAGGGATACTTCATCCCCCCTGGACAG TACCGGGCCCCATATATGCCTCCTACTCAGCAGTATCCAGTGACCACCGGTACAGCAGGCTTCTACCCGGGAACTAGCCCTGCTGAATACCCTGCTTATG CAGGAGCATACTATCCAGCGCAGCCACAGTACTCCCCAGCTGTCCAGCCGGCACCTGTCATGATAAACCCCGCCCAGCAACAGCAACAAGCCCCGCCTCCTCAGCAACCACAGGCACCACCACAAGGGCCACCAAAGAGGGAACGCAAACCG ATAAGGATACGAGACCCCAACCAGGGCGGGCGTGATATCACAGAGGAGATCATGTCGGGTGGAAGATCCACCACCACACCGACCCCCCCACAG GCTTCCACAGCAGAATCGAGTCCTGCACAGACAAACGGAGAAGTTACACAGCCAGCCACTACAGTGACTAGAATAG ATGACAACACTGAGCCTCCTGTGAGCGCTGAAACCCCCCCACCTCCTGCCACAGCAGAATCAGAGCCTGTGGAGGAAGACCAACAGGAATCGGATGACCAGATGACACCGCCTGCTGAGTTAGCCGCACAATCTGTAGCCCCTGCAGCCGCCACTGAGGTGCCACCCCCATTGAAAAAGGACCTGCCgtctccctcccccccccctgctgcagcagcagcagcagagcctactgctgctgctgctgaggccGAAAACACAGTTGATACTAAAGTAAGTGACACGGTAGACGCTCCTGTCAGCCCTTCAGCATCATTAGCAGCAAAAGTGGCGCCTGTCAGGAAAGAAGAACCACAGGTTGCCCCAGCTCCTGCTGAGAAGGTACTAGaaaaggaagaaaataaaatggaGGAGGTGAAGAAATCTGAGAAAGAGGAGCAGGTGGCCAGCGCTAAGTTGGAGCCTGCCGTTGAGCTTGCTGCAACAGTTACCCCCGAAAaagaagcagaagaagagacgGCTACAAAGACAGAAACAGAGGTCTCTCCGCCTCCGCCCTCTGCAGAggaacctgctgctgctgctactcaGAGCGCCGCCCCGAGCTCTGAACCTGCTGCTGCTCAGACTCAGAGCGCCGCCCCGAGCTCTGAACCTGCTGCTGCTCAGACTCAGAGCGCCGCCCCGAGCTCTGAACCTGCTGCTGCTCAGACTCAGAGCGCCGCCCCGAGCTCTGAACCTGCTGCTGCTCAGACTCAGAGCGCCGCCCCGAGCTCTGAACCTGAACCCACACCGGCTGAGGCAGCAGAGCCTCTCCTCTCCAACGGTCTTCCTCAGGACGCTGAGGAACTCGCTGATGATGTGGCATTAACAGACACTACACCCCTTGACAAGCCTGAAGCGTCGCAATCTCAGGAATCCGCACCTGTGGCTAAAACGGCAATGCCTGCCCAGGAGGAAGTAGAAAAGGAGGAGGAGAGTAAGGAGACAATTGAAGATGCCCCTCCTGCCGCTGTAAGCTGCCCTACAGAGGAATCTACTATGCAAG CTGCAACGTCCGTGCCAAAGAAGAGGAAGAACATGAAGGAGCTCAACAAGAAGGAGGCCATCGGAGACCTCCTGGACGCCTTCACAGAG GAGCAAGAAGCCAAGCCTGCACCCGAACCCTCGTCCGCTCAGGCCGACCCGGCACCTGTTGCTCCTCCCGCGCCTCCTGCTGAAGTTGTGGATGAAACctgggaggagaaggaggacaaGCAGAGCGATAAACCTAAAGCAAAGACTGAGCCAACTGAGGCGAAATACCAGTACAAAGAAG AACAATGGAAGCCGATAGACCCAGAAGACAAGAAGCGGTACGACCGGGTGTTCCTCCTGGGCTTCCAGTTCATCACCGCCAGTATGAACAAACCTGACAACCTGCCCACCATCAGTGACGTGGTCCTGGAAAAG GCAAACAAGACTCCGATGCGGCCTCCTGACCCAGCTCGCATGATGAATGTCGGTCCTGATTTTACCCCCTCTTATTTGGGGAACCTCGGGAGCAGATCGACGGGGGGACCCCGAGGCCCA CCACCGGGCGGGTCGGGCCACGGCGGGTCGGGCCACGTCGGGCCACGCCGCTCCCAGCAGGGTCCGAGGAAAGACACCAGGAAAATCTTCACCAGCTTGTCCCTCGGGGAAGACATACAGCTCAACAAGGCTGAGAAGGCCTGGAAACCCGGGGTAAAGATGTCCACACAGAGCCACACCGAAGAGGTGGCCGAAGACGACGACCCCGAACAGGCGAAGACTGCCGAGCTGTTCAAGCGTCTGCGCAGTATCCTCAACAAGCTCACCCCTCAGAAGTTCCAGGACCTGATGAAACAAGTGCAGGATCTGACGATAGACACCGAGGAGAGGCTGAAGGGAACCATTGACCTCATCTTTGAGAAGGCCATCTCAGAACCCAACTTCTCTGTGGCCTACGCCAACATGTGCCGCTGCCTTATGGGG TTGAAAGTCCCTGCCACAGACAAACCAGGAGTTTTAGTGAACTTCCGCAAACTGCTGCTCAACCGCTGCCAGAAAGAGTTTGAGAAGGACCAGGATGACGATGAAATCTTTGAGAGGAAGCAAAAAGAAATGGAGGTTGCCAAAGAA GGAGAGGAGCAAGAGCGCCTGAGAGTGGCGCTGCAGAACGCCAGAGACCAGGCCCGCCGCCGCTCAATGGGTAACATCAAGTTCATCGGAGAGCTCTTCAAGCTGAAGATGCTGACGGAGGCCATCATGCACGACTGCGTAGTGAAACTGCTGAAGAATCATGATGAAGAGTCTCTGGAGTGTCTCTGCAGGCTGTTCTCCACCATCGGCAAAGACCTGGACTTTGAGAAGGCCAAG CCTCGCATGGATCAGTATTTCGCCCAGATTGACAAGATCATCAAAGAGAAAAAGACTTCATCCAGAATCCGCTTCATGTTACAAGACGTCTTGGACCTCCGAAGG AGTAACTGGGTGCCGCGTAGAGGAGACCAGGGGCCGAAAACCATCGACCAGATCCACaaggaggcagagctggaggagCAAAAGGAAATGATGAAAGTCCAGCAGATTATGTccaggggaggaggaggaggagggggtggaggtggaggtggtggaGGCGGTGGTGGAGGCAGAAGGGACATGGGAGGGAACATGGGGGGCCGAGGCTCTCACCCACAGGGGGGCCGCGGGACCAGCCAGCCTCAGGAAGGGGGCTGGATCTCTGTGCCCATCTCCAAGAACAGACCCATCGACACCAGCCTCATCAGCAAGATCACCAAG CCTGGTTCTCTGGACATCAGCAATCAGCTGCTGGCTCCAGGGGGGAAAGGCATGTGGGGCAGCTGGGGCAAAGGCAGCAGTGGAGGAACCGGAGCCAAACCAGCCATCGGAGAGCCGG AGCCTGCTCGTCAATCTACCAGCACCGTCAACCGTTTCTCAGCGCTGCAGCAGTCTGGCTCCGCGCCGTCTGCCACGGACTCTGATCGCAGAGCTCCTCAGAG GTCAAGCTCGAGCCGTGAGCGTGGCGGGGATCGCTTTGAACCATCGGATCACAGCGAGGGAAGGGGGGTTCGTGACAACAGCAGCAGTCGCAACCAAATCAGCAAGAGGAGCTTCAGCAGAGAGTCTCAGGAGCGCGGCGGGAGGACCGGAGACCTGCGGGCGGCCACTGAGGCGGTGCGGCGCGTCGCCAGCATGACTGACGACCGGGACCGAGGAAGCCGAGATCGTGGTAGTCAGGATCGAGGCAGTCGGGATCGAGGCAGTCGGGATCGAGGCAGTCGGGATCGAGGCAGTCGGGATCGAGGCAGTGAAGACCGGGCCCCAAGCAAAGAGCTCCCAG TTAAGCGTGAGAGCGCACCCACTCCTCCTCCTACTATTTCAAAACCTGCCTTGAGTGAAGATGAGTTGCAGAAGAAGTCGAACGCCATCATCGAAGAATACCTCCACATTAATGACTTGAAG GAGGCGTTGCAGTGCGTGACTGAACTCGGCTGTTCCTCGCTGCTCTACGTGTTCGTGCGGAGCGGCGTGGAGTCGACGCTGGAGCGCAGCACCATCGCTCGACAGCACATGGGCATGTTGCTGCAGCAACTCATAAAGGCCGGCGCACTGCCCACAGAGCAGTACTACAAAGG GTTAGAAGAGACCCTGGAGATTGCTGAAGACATGGCCATAGATATACCTCACATCTGGCTCTACCTGGCTGAACTCATCACCCCCGTGCTCCATGAGGGAGGCATCCCTATGGGACAGCTCTTCAG ggaGATCTCTAAGCCTCTGGTGCCTCTGGGCCAGGCCGGCGTTCTGCTGATACAGATCCTCAAGCTGCTCTGCAAAGAAATG ACCCCTAAGAAGGTAGGGGCCATGTGGACAGAGGGGGATCTGAAGTGGAGTGAGTTCCTGCCCGAGGGCGACAACGTCGACGAGTTTGTCACCGAGCAG aaAATGGAGTTCACCATTGGAGAGGAGACGGAGGAGAAGAAAGACGAGGAGAAGGACTTCCTCACTGGAGAGGAGATCAGCAAACAGCTGGAGAGACTCATCCAGGACAAAGCCAACAACCAGCGCGTCAGAGACTGGGTCGAG GCTAACTTGGACGACCAGCTGACCACTTCCAACCAGTTCATACGAGCTTTGATGACGTCAGTGTGTCAGTCTGCCATCATCT GTGACACCCCGTACCGGGTGGATGCTAAGCAGATCGGCCAGAGGGCCAGTCTGCTGCAGAGATACCTGTGTGACGAGCAGAAGGAGCTGCAGGCGCTCTACGCCCTCCAGGCTCTGATGGTGCACATGGAGCAGCCAGCCA ACCTGCTGCGGATGTTCTTTGACGCCTTGTACGACGAGGACGTTATCAAAGAGGAGGCCTTCTACAAATGGGAAACCAGCAAAGACCCTGCGGAGCAAACAGGCAAAGGTGTGGCCTTAAAATCAGTCACTGCCTTCTTCACCTGGCTCCGCGAGGCCGAGGAGGAGTCTGACAAAGAATAA